The window ACAAATCTGTCACTGCAGGGCTCTGCCATGTCCCCGTGCCACGGGGACTCACGTGGCTTCCACTGCTgaggggcagagctggaggcatcTGCTGTCAGAGCCCTGGTCTGTGTCAGGTCTCCCATGGGAGCTCGAATAGAGCTGTGTTAGTTGTGGGCTACTGCTGTCTCCTCTGCCTGGGTGTTAACTTCACCTTTCAAGGGGTAAGGACTGTGTCCGCTCCCTGTAGATCCTGGGCAGAGATAATTCTTGAGCAGACTGTcagtctctgctgctggctctcTTGAAGAACTAACTAGTGTTGCTTCTAGGGACAAGGCTGGAAATCTGCTCTCTCAGGCAACATTGCAGCAGAGAAATCACGTAAATGCTCCTCGTGGCACCTGAGATCTGCCTCTCTCTTTCTAGCCTCCAGAAACAGCGAGGAGCTCAGCGGCCTGGCGTTCCTGGATTGCAACGTGTTGCTCCTCTGCTGCACCCAGGGGCAGCTGTGCCTGGCTGACGTTCGGCAGCCGCAGAGTCCCTTGGAGGCTGTGTCCGTCCCCTCGGCGCCGTGTGGCGAGCGGTGGTGCATGGGAGTCGGGCGCGGACATCAAGGCTCTGACTCAAGCTCCCAGCCCGTAGCTCTCCTCTCGAGTGGAGGGCACCTCACCCTGACAGACCTAAGGAAAACCTCAGAGTCCTTGGCCTCAGCAAAGTGCAGagctccttctcccagctcagGCGCGGAGTTCCTGTGCGTCTCCTGGGCTCCTGCTCTGGAAGGCTGCCTTGCTGTTTCAGGTACGTGCTTTGGGCAGAGATCTTCTTTTCTGGATGGTTTTTTGATCTGAATTTCTATCGAGGTCTAGTTCACCCCACCTTTAAACCCCCCAGTTAAGGAGCTGTTCTTCAGAGCTCCTCCTGGAGCCAGCAGTGTGGTGAGCTGAGCTAATCATCCTCCGCAGCTGCCTCCCTCCAATAGCTACAGAAGGGGCCTGGATGGGTTCTGGGGAACTCCCGCTTCCCTCCTGGGAGAACAAAGACCCCAAGCCCTTAGCAAACACTGCCCTGATAGTGCCAGTGacagcctggctgcagggatCGCAGAACCACAGGCTGGTgggggttggcagggacctctggagatcacccagtccaaccccctgccaaagcaggatcacccagagcaggttgcacaggatggcgtccaggcgggtttggaatctctccagagaaggagactccacaacctctctgggcagcctgtcccagggctcggtcacccgcagagggaagaagtttttcctcgtgctcaggtggaacttcctgtgttccagttggtgcccgttgccccttgtcctgtcgctgggcaccactgagaagagtctggccccttcctcgtgacacccaccctttagatattgataagtgttgatcagGTCCCCTCTcaggcttttcttctccaggctaaccagccccagctctctcagcctttcctcataccagagatgctccaggcccctcctcatcctcgcagccctccgctggactctccccagtacttccctgtctgtctggaactggggagcccagacctgggcacagaactccagctgtggcctcaccagggcagagcagagcagaggggcaggagaacctccctcgacctgctggccacgctcttctccatgcaccccaggacaccattggccttcttggccatgagggcacgctgctggtcatggagagctgcttgtccaccagcactcccaggtccttctccgcagcgctgtttcccagcaggtcacccccaacctgtactggtgctggggttattcctccctgggtgcaggaccctacccTTGCCCTTCTTGAATTTCATTGGGTTCCTCCccgcccaactctccagcctgtccaggtctcgctgaatggcagcgctGCCTTCTAGTCTTGATAAAACCAGCTGGGCAGCAAGGCTGCCTCTCGACTAGAGCATTGCAAATTCAGACTAGTGAATTCACAGGCTTTTTGGATCTGGCTTGTGTTCTCTCTGGCAGCTGTTAGCTTGAGACGAGCTCCTCGGGGGCTCGGAAGCTTTGCTGTCACAGGTTGTCAGTCTGGGCTTTTGCCCTCGTTTCTGTCTCAGCAGTCCTGCTGGGAGGTGAGTGTGAGCCCAACAGGACTAGAGcaaagcaatttatttctgcagtctCTCTGATTCCCTTTTATTCAAGGTTTCGATGGGACCGTGCATGTGTACGACACGCAGGGCTGGGACAGCTCTGGCAGGGAAGCGGAGCCGATCTTTGTTCACAAAGGCCACGCGTTCGGTGCACCGGGCAGCAGCGGAGGCCGTCCCCTGGTCACAGTGCACACGTGGCATCCGCAAAAACCAAGAACTTTATTGTCAGCAGCAAGTGACGGTTCCCTGCACGTTTGGGACTGGGTTCAGTCTTGTGGGAGCTGTGGGTAGATCATACTTTCAGTGAGATGTGGTATGTTTCCTGTCTGTGTTCTAGTTTGCGTAGGCTGCGAGGTATCTGTTTGCATGCAGATACTGTTTTGAGATGTTGCAGTGAACAGAGCCAACTGTAAAGAGCGCTATTTTAATATAGTAAAAAATTTTGATCGCGTTACTTGTTCTCCTGTGTACTGGCCTTCAAATGGTAGCGGTGACTGTGTAGTAGCCTGTAGTTCTGGTTGTGTCCGCTAGCAGAGAACATCCTGCCATCATTTTATCACATCTGCACCATActgttcagaagaaaacagaccaaaaaaaaccccacatgagGACAGTTTGAGGAAACGGGCTATTCTGTGGCATATTTAACCCGTTGTTTTCCAGGCCCGAAGCACCAGGGGGAAGGCTGTACGCCCCGTGGGGTGTTGGCATTTCATCACGTGTGTGTGTCACGAGTGGTGGCCTCCGCTCAGGAAGTTGCAGTGCAAACGCAGCCTGCTTGCAGCCTGCAAAACCAACAGGAACAACCTTTTCAGCCCCAGCCTGCTACACGCTTTGCCCTCCCCCGTGTAACTGGAGAGCACCCAGCCTAGGAAAAGGCCTTAGTATCTTTTGGCTCTTTTCCCATCAACTGAAAGTTTAAATTTGATCGAGCTAATGTGATTTCCTGGGCCCGAGGAAGCCAGGCAGTGACTCTTACAACGCCTACGCTGTTACCAAGGTGttacttggggggggggggaaaccgCTGCTTATCCCGAGCGTGAAGGACAGCATGTTTCATCGAGCTGGGGAAGGGAGTCAAAGAGCTCACCTGCAAAGCAGGGGGGACCCTGGCTGGTTCTGGCACCGGGGGTCGCTTGCGCTGGAGCAGCCAGCCTGGATCTTGCAGTGTGAAGCCTGCCGGGCTGCgtcccctctgctctgcatcCAGTGTCCCCTCGTGCTTCTAAGTGCCCTTTCACGGTTACTTTGCCACCCTGCTTCCCTCGGAGGAGGGCTGCAAAGGGCTTCCCGCTTTTCTGGGTGTaagctgaggggggggggggtgagttGGGGTGAAGGTTGTGCCTCGGGAGGACGGTGTTTGAAGCGGCTGGGGAAGCCTCGGCGCTGGGAATGCGGTGTACCGAACTGCGCCGTGTCATGGCAACAGCTGTTTGCCTGCGGGTGCTAAGGCTGAAACCCGCTCCCGTCCGCGCCGTAACGGTAACGCGGGGAAGCTCCACGCTGCTCACCCTGCAGGTCTCCTCCCAGCACCAGCCGTGTGGGCTCTTCTGCACCCAAAACTACCCCTGCCTGCATGGCAGCGTGTGACATGGGGGGAGTGTGTCCTGTCCCAGGGGGCTGATGCTTTGTCACCTCCCAAAGCCATAGGTCTGtgtcaccagcagcagcagctgccgtACCAGCgaagaaaaaaccctgtttgAGCCCCAGAGGAGCTGAGCACTCATGCAGGAATGCCTGGTCCTCCTTACCCACCCCTGCAGGGTCCCCAGCAAAACCAGTCCAGCTGTGCCAAACTGGTGTGAATGGGTTCTGGCCAGGGGCCTGGGAGGATTTCTGGCCCAGTGAGGGGCAGCTAGGAGGGCTCCTGGCTTTCCAGTCTCTACATCCTTCCTGCTGTCGGAGAGCACGGCATGCCCTTCCCCTGCACTGAGACCCCCAGCTTCACGAGCCGAGGAGGTGGCTTTTCTGGCCCAAGTTTGGGACCAGGCGCAGTCCCAGGATGGGCAGCGTGTGGCTGATGGGTACACAGACCTGGAGGGTTCCCAGGGTGGCATCCTGGCACTCAATGGATTTTTCTGAAGCACCTTTGGGAGTAGGGAATTTGGCAAACTGAGGTGTGCAGCTCCTCCGGGCTCCTCCGCAACACACGGCCTTCAGATGGGAGCACCCGCCAGGGTGAGGGGCTGACCCTGGAGGGGCTCCGAGGAGGAATGATGACCACTGCAGCCTTCCCAGCAACCCAGCTTCATCTTCCTCGCTGTCTCCTTTGCAGAGACGTGGTGGAGGAGCCGACaagcagaaggagcagagcCAAGCCTGACGCCTTCCCACGTCACGGTGATGCAGGTAgtgcagagaggacagggaaCCAAACTTGCTTGGCTTTTGAGAGAAATGGGGCTTAAGCAATAGAACAGTTTGTACTCATCtaaacttcccttttttttttttccccaaataactTAAACCTTCTTGTCCAGCTTGAACCAGATTTGACAGGGGACTGGAAATGTCCAAAATATCAAGTACTTGCAGCTGCCGTAGGAAGGGATTATGCACAGACGAGGGATCTGCCTTTAAATGTGACGCTGGAGAATTCACCCCAGACGGTAAGGGCGTTTCTCCCAGGAATGCACCACACGGACCTGCAGGCAACGCCTGGACGTTTGATCCGAGTCTGGCTGCGTGACTCTGCGGACCTTGGCTTTGCTGGACCCAGATCTGCCCTTGGTGGGGAAGGTTGGGATGGCTCCTGCCCCCAGGACAGATGCTGAGACCCCCGAGATGGATCGATTTGGGGACGGTCTCTCCTTCCCCACAGCATCAGCATGGAGGGGGGCAGCTTGCAGCTGCGTGGGACATGGATGTCTCCAACCTCTGCTCCCCCTGGGACCACGGCAGGGTCCTCCAGGAGCCCTGTCTTCACTGGGGCAAGCTGGCCACAGAGCTTTCCTCTCCGGTTTAACCCCAGGGCAAGGCATCGCAGCTGGGGAGACATTTCCTGGCAGGGAGCGGATCCAGAACGGTGCTGGTCAGAGCAAGCTGTGCTCTGGGTTTCTCCTCCCTTGCCGGGGAGGGGACAAGCCACAGCCCTTCCCTAAGGGGCTGTCCCCCTGTTCAAGCCCAGAAATGGGGGGGTTATTTGGCTCATCCCCCGGTCCtggctcctcctgctcccagggggGATGGGGACCTCACTGCAGCATCAGCTCCGCACCGCCTGCGCGCCAAGACGGAGTGGTccagccctggagctgccgtCACGCTGCTCCGTGGACATCTTCACCCTCCTCGCTGTCCCTCCCGTGACATCCACCAGTGCAGCGCTGGGCTTGGCCGTGGACTTGAATCACGTGCAGAGATGTGCAGGCGCTGCCACGTCCTGCCGAGGAGAAGCAGGGGGTTTCGGGGCTCCATCCTCACTGCTCCCCctggctccttcctcctcagccccTTGCTGGGAAGATGCGATCTCAAACCGAGTGCGAGCCTGGGCTTTATTCTGCAGCGTGAGGCTGCAGCAATGAGGGGAGCTACGGTGAGAGCAGGAGCCCGAACAGCTTGTGAGAGCAGAGACAAACTTAATGCAACTCTTTTGTGCAACGCTGGGGACTGAGAAGAGGCTGAGTGAGCGGCACTGCTGCTGACAGTGCGTGCAGGGGGGGCCTGCATGTTTTGATGGACTGGGGACTTCTGCTTTGAGACCTTGCGTTGCTCTCTAAAACTGCTGGGCTGTGTTTCATAGAGTCATAGAGTTAGGGAAtagtttgggtgggcagggacctcacagcccacccagtgccacccctgccatgggcagggacaccctccactagcccagcttgcccaaagccccatccaacctggccttcaacactgccagggagccaggggcagccacagcttctcggggcaacctgggccagggcctcagcaccctcacagggaagaatttctgcctcacatcccatctccatctcccctcctgcagcttcaggccattccccttggcctgtcactccctgcccttgtcaccagcccctctccagctttcctggagcccctttggggactggaaggggctctaaggtctccccgcagcctcctcttctccaggctgaaccaccccaactctctcagcctgaggtctccagagcagaggtgctccagccctcgcatcatctccgtggcctcctctggactcgctccaacagctccatgtccttcttgtgctggggacccccgagctggacgcagcactgcaggggggtctcaccagagcggagcagaggggcagaatcccctccctcgacctgctggtcacgctgctggacacgcagcccaggacacgggtggctttctgggctgccagcgcacattgctgggtcatgtggagcttctcgtcccccaacacccccaagtccttctcctcagggctgctctccatccattctgtgcccagcctggagttgtgcttgggatatGTGGGAGAAGATTGGCACGGGCTTGCCTTGGCAGGATTTAACAGGGCCCGTTCCCCTGGCAGCTGGAGCATCCTCTGCTCCTTGAGAGGCCGGGACACTCCGTTTGCACCAAGGGCCATCCAAAATACCCCCCCCATGACAACGACACAGACCTGGTATCCAGCTCTCAGCATCAGCCCTGGGAGTTGTTCCTCCCTGCTGCTACCCCGGGTACCAACGCACAGCAGCACGGCGCTGGGGAGCCCTCAGCTTTCGCGGCCGGCTGCTGCAGGTTGGGTTCAACGATGAGCACTCTGATGGTCGGTCTCCCTTCAC of the Grus americana isolate bGruAme1 chromosome 1, bGruAme1.mat, whole genome shotgun sequence genome contains:
- the WDR73 gene encoding WD repeat-containing protein 73; protein product: MEAVGAEEEEEAAADEWLLQSLRLYEDLHTFELQAPTRVIEWARGNRVCVAGYGQSGGNEILQLLPPPTLQMKETQGLCPERDFKVECGGFSNRPVYSLKHVPDTSLLVTSGPPDSSLQVWQVSAEDSDVIKSVSAIPTENGTGEPWAKIATISARAPWVLHGSRLSSVQITEVESRKNVYVAASRNSEELSGLAFLDCNVLLLCCTQGQLCLADVRQPQSPLEAVSVPSAPCGERWCMGVGRGHQGSDSSSQPVALLSSGGHLTLTDLRKTSESLASAKCRAPSPSSGAEFLCVSWAPALEGCLAVSGFDGTVHVYDTQGWDSSGREAEPIFVHKGHAFGAPGSSGGRPLVTVHTWHPQKPRTLLSAASDGSLHVWDWVQSCGSCG